The following are encoded in a window of Chionomys nivalis chromosome X, mChiNiv1.1, whole genome shotgun sequence genomic DNA:
- the LOC130868465 gene encoding doublesex- and mab-3-related transcription factor C1-like, which yields MPDMEVQGILSMWMKGTQWTGNSRREQHGPLPAVSASKKEQRTGLKRHLDQGMIKNMAVAPKFYKHGKKLAGVAESRNGQESTVHKSEARSHKVPQEGSSRGTHAPSQQREWAILPNVPVKLEQQPTISFSRAPRDPSVRFKRFSSVTLQHSATPGPLLLQPQVPNATKQDSVVALLEWQRTLEAAEALLALKNSSKDPCVSASLQHRGSMPGDNGERGPQSPSSRLPPKPASSVSLSGHLECMSYLT from the exons GGAACAGCATGGGCCCTTGCCTGCTGTGAGCGCCTCAAAGAAAGAGCAGAGGACAGGGCTGAAGAGGCACCTGGATCAAGGAATGATAAAGAATATGGCTGTTGCCCCTAAATTCTACAAGCATGGCAAGAAGCTGGCTGGTGTAGCAGAAAGCCGCA ATGGACAGGAGAGCACTGTGCACAAGAGTGAGGCCAGGTCCCACAAAGTTCCACAGGAG GGAAGTTCTCGGGGAACTCATGCGCCTAGCCAGCAGAGAGAATGGGCAATTCTGCCCAATGTTCCAGTGAAATTGGAGCAGCAACCAACGATTTCTTTTTCCCGGGCACCTCGTGATCCATCTGTCAGGTTCAAAAG ATTTTCAAGTGTGACCCTGCAACACAGTGCTACCCCTGGCCCTCTTCTTCTGCAGCCACAG GTCCCTAATGCCACCAAGCAGGATTCTGTTGTTGCTCTCTTAGAGTGGCAGAGGACGCTGGAGGCTGCAGAGGCCCTGTTGGCCCTGAAAAACTCTTCTAAGGATCCTTGCGTTTCTGCCTCTCTGCAACATCGTGGCAGCATGCCAG gtGATAATGGAGAGAGAGGACCACAGTCTCCTAGTTCCCGCCTGCCACCAAAGCCTGCCAGCTCTGTCTCACTTTCTGGACATCTGGAGTGCATGTCCTACTTGACCTGA